The following is a genomic window from Sutcliffiella horikoshii.
TTTGCATGAAAGATATTCAATCGGAAACAGACTGCGAGGCGCTAACAACTTGATGGCTAGAGCAGTACTTGGTTCTAGTGATCCATTAATCTACCCGATGCAATTTGTAGAATCTTTAGGGGATACGTTAATTGACAATCCAATCGCACCACCGAAGATAGAGGTTTATTTTACAGAGCCAGAAGAGAGAGAAAGAGTATTGAAAACCTTGAAATCCGCGTTTGAAGGGATAGAAATCCTTGTTCATGCTGACGGGAAAGTGGATATATTACCTGACGGTGGAACAAAGATGGACGGTTTGTTAACTCTTGGTGAAGTACTGAAAATTCCTCCGCAAGAAATGGTGGTTATTGGTGATACGATGGAAGACCTGCCAATCATTGAAGTGGCCGGACTCGGCGTAGCAATGGGGAATGCCCCAAAAGAAGTGAAGCTTGCTGCCGACTGGATTACTCGGACAAATGATGAAAACGGAGTAGCCTATATGATTAAAGAACACTTCCGTAAACAGCAACGCATTGCGTTTTTAAATAAAATGAAAATATAGTAGGGAAGAGGCAGACTCTGTAAGTGGAGTTTGTCTTTTTTTGTTTACCAGGAAGTTATAAAATAATGGAATGCTGGAATCGACTTCAGGATCATTCTTGTTCGTTTGGATGAAGACCTCAGTGACGAGTAAAAAGGAGGAAAGAGGTCCTCATTGCCGTTATGAAGACCTTGCTGACGAAGAAAAAGGAAGAGAGAGGTCTTCATCGCCGTTATGAAGACC
Proteins encoded in this region:
- a CDS encoding Cof-type HAD-IIB family hydrolase: MIYRLLAINIDGTLLKSNGRLAKETKEAIEYVKNKGVYVTLVTGRNFAFAKKVAKSLKLDTFLVTHGGSFIASKLEQPLHVKRLSEDKTFNLVQVLENYDCTVRILHERYSIGNRLRGANNLMARAVLGSSDPLIYPMQFVESLGDTLIDNPIAPPKIEVYFTEPEERERVLKTLKSAFEGIEILVHADGKVDILPDGGTKMDGLLTLGEVLKIPPQEMVVIGDTMEDLPIIEVAGLGVAMGNAPKEVKLAADWITRTNDENGVAYMIKEHFRKQQRIAFLNKMKI